A stretch of Trueperaceae bacterium DNA encodes these proteins:
- a CDS encoding acylneuraminate cytidylyltransferase family protein gives MSAPRGSLAVIPARGGSKRLPRKNLLPLGGLPMVAHTIRAATRSGCFARVVVSTDDPELAAVAREHGAEVPFMRDARLADDHTPVSAAAVDALARLEEAGERYERVALLLPNCPLRDAADVRASYEAFLAQPFAAQVSVCRYGWLNPWWALRRGEDGAAAPLFPEALKRRSQDLPPLFCPTGAVWWSRADALIEHGTFHQEPRALFELPWDHAVDIDDEADLRLAEALFAMRGRA, from the coding sequence ATGTCCGCGCCTCGCGGGAGCCTGGCCGTGATCCCGGCGAGGGGCGGCTCGAAGCGCCTGCCCCGCAAGAACCTGCTGCCACTGGGCGGCCTGCCGATGGTGGCGCACACGATCCGCGCCGCTACCCGGTCCGGCTGCTTCGCGCGCGTGGTCGTCAGCACCGACGACCCCGAGCTGGCCGCGGTCGCCAGGGAGCACGGCGCCGAGGTGCCGTTCATGCGCGACGCGCGCCTGGCCGACGACCACACGCCGGTGTCGGCGGCGGCGGTCGACGCGCTGGCACGGCTGGAGGAGGCCGGCGAGCGCTACGAGCGCGTCGCGCTGCTGCTCCCCAACTGCCCGCTGCGGGACGCCGCAGACGTGCGCGCCAGCTACGAGGCGTTCCTCGCCCAGCCCTTCGCCGCCCAGGTCTCGGTGTGCCGCTACGGCTGGCTGAACCCGTGGTGGGCGCTGAGGCGCGGCGAGGACGGCGCGGCCGCGCCGTTGTTCCCCGAGGCGCTGAAGCGGCGCAGCCAGGACCTGCCGCCGCTCTTCTGCCCCACGGGGGCCGTGTGGTGGTCGCGCGCGGACGCCCTGATCGAGCACGGCACCTTCCACCAGGAGCCGCGCGCCCTCTTCGAGCTGCCCTGGGACCACGCCGTGGACATCGACGACGAGGCCGACCTCAGGCTCGCGGAGGCCCTGTTCGCCATGAGGGGACGAGCGTGA
- a CDS encoding NAD-dependent succinate-semialdehyde dehydrogenase, with product MSAIEDIGTRYLGREWESAPATFEVRSPATGEVVARVADCGADEARRAADVAAEAFESWRGTTAFERSAILERWADLMLERQEELARAMTSEMGKPIRESRGEVAYAAGFIKWYAEEAKRVVGETIQSQFGHKRLFALKQPVGPVFAVTPWNFPLAMVTRKAAPALAAGCTFILKPAEQSPLSALLSADLWREAGGPEGTLQVLPSADPVPVAKALMADPRVRKVTFTGSTEVGRILYRQAADTVKRISLELGGHAPLIVFDDADLDVAVKQTVACKYRNAGQTCVCTNRIYVQRGVAEEFTRAFAAASQALKVGDPMEDDTDVGPLVDAQGLAKVRSHLDDAVSKGARVVSGGRSLEGLYFQPTVVTDVTSDMLMMREETFGPVAPLVTFDDEDEAVRLANDSPYGLAAYLFTNDVSRAFRVAEALEYGIVGVNDGVPSTPQAPFGGVKQSGVGREGGHWGIEEYLEVKYVALGLR from the coding sequence ATGAGCGCGATCGAGGACATCGGCACCAGGTACCTGGGCAGGGAGTGGGAGAGCGCCCCCGCCACCTTCGAGGTGAGGAGCCCGGCGACGGGCGAGGTGGTGGCGCGCGTGGCCGACTGCGGCGCCGACGAGGCGCGCCGGGCCGCCGACGTGGCCGCCGAGGCCTTCGAGTCCTGGCGCGGGACGACGGCCTTCGAGCGCTCGGCGATCCTGGAGCGCTGGGCCGACCTGATGCTGGAGCGCCAGGAGGAGCTGGCGCGGGCGATGACGTCCGAGATGGGCAAGCCCATCAGGGAGTCGCGCGGCGAGGTGGCGTACGCGGCCGGGTTCATCAAGTGGTACGCCGAGGAAGCGAAGCGGGTCGTCGGCGAGACGATCCAGAGCCAGTTCGGCCACAAGCGCCTCTTCGCGCTGAAGCAGCCCGTCGGGCCGGTGTTCGCCGTCACGCCATGGAACTTCCCGCTGGCGATGGTGACGCGCAAGGCCGCGCCGGCCCTCGCCGCCGGCTGCACCTTCATCCTCAAGCCGGCCGAGCAGAGCCCGCTGTCGGCCCTGCTCTCGGCCGACCTGTGGCGCGAGGCCGGCGGGCCGGAGGGCACGCTGCAGGTGCTGCCCTCCGCCGACCCGGTGCCCGTGGCGAAGGCGCTGATGGCCGACCCGCGCGTCAGGAAGGTGACGTTCACCGGCTCCACCGAGGTGGGGCGGATCCTCTACCGGCAGGCGGCCGACACCGTCAAGCGCATCTCGCTCGAGCTGGGCGGCCACGCGCCGCTCATCGTCTTCGACGACGCGGACCTGGACGTGGCCGTGAAGCAGACCGTGGCCTGCAAGTACCGCAACGCGGGCCAGACCTGCGTGTGCACGAACCGCATCTACGTGCAGCGCGGCGTGGCCGAGGAGTTCACGCGCGCGTTCGCCGCGGCCAGCCAGGCGCTGAAGGTGGGCGACCCCATGGAGGACGACACCGACGTGGGGCCGCTCGTGGACGCCCAGGGTCTCGCCAAGGTGCGCTCTCACCTCGATGATGCCGTGTCGAAGGGCGCGCGGGTGGTCTCGGGCGGCCGGAGCCTAGAGGGCCTCTACTTCCAGCCCACCGTCGTCACCGACGTGACGTCCGACATGCTCATGATGCGCGAGGAGACCTTCGGGCCCGTCGCGCCCCTCGTGACGTTCGACGACGAGGACGAGGCCGTCCGCCTCGCCAACGACTCACCGTACGGCCTGGCGGCCTACCTGTTCACGAACGACGTGTCGCGCGCGTTCCGCGTGGCCGAGGCGCTCGAGTACGGCATCGTGGGCGTCAACGACGGCGTGCCCTCCACCCCGCAGGCGCCGTTCGGCGGCGTGAAGCAGTCCGGCGTCGGCCGCGAGGGCGGTCACTGGGGCATCGAGGAGTACCTCGAGGTCAAGTACGTCGCGCTCGGCCTGAGGTAA
- a CDS encoding four-helix bundle copper-binding protein: MHAREMLSTHPQAGEGFPEVDGQGMNQLADCIASCYDCAQACTSCADACLAEAEVEALRRCIALNLACADVCAATGAVATRLTEREPSLLLAQLRACAEACRACGDECERHAGHMEHCRVCATACRECQQACQGLLGRLES, translated from the coding sequence ATGCACGCGCGCGAGATGCTGAGCACTCATCCCCAGGCCGGGGAGGGCTTCCCCGAGGTCGACGGCCAGGGGATGAACCAGCTCGCCGACTGCATCGCCTCCTGCTACGACTGCGCCCAGGCGTGCACCTCGTGTGCCGACGCCTGCCTGGCCGAGGCCGAGGTGGAGGCGCTGCGCCGCTGCATCGCGTTGAACCTCGCCTGCGCCGACGTGTGCGCCGCCACCGGCGCCGTCGCCACGCGCCTCACCGAGCGCGAGCCCTCGCTGCTGCTCGCCCAGCTGCGCGCCTGCGCCGAGGCCTGCCGCGCCTGCGGCGACGAGTGCGAGCGCCACGCCGGCCACATGGAGCACTGCCGCGTCTGCGCCACGGCCTGCCGGGAGTGCCAGCAGGCGTGCCAGGGTCTCCTCGGGAGGCTCGAGTCGTGA
- a CDS encoding PQQ-dependent dehydrogenase, methanol/ethanol family, with the protein MSRSSALKAATVVALLAGGAAMAQEDGAALFQQHCAVCHGNEGQGLVGPNLAGNDNLEDADHVIRQILNGGQQMPPFRSVLNDEQIAAVATHVRTSWGNEFGPVEPEQVAEARAGRGGGGQPPDQQQGEEQPPAQGEEQPPEEPEGEEQPPAAAPVEPEPPAIPPAFEGQYNPVTDERLLDPEPGNWLMYKRTYDLQSFSPLDQVNTENVADLEPVWTFATGVTDGHEAPPIVNDGIMFVTGAFNTLFALDARNGDLIWEYRRELAEDVAPEVCCGLVNRGVALYGDKVYMATLDSHLLAFDAVTGEMVWDTTVADYTQGYAMTLAPLAAAGKVLVGVAGGEYGIRGFVAAYDAETGEEVWKTYTIPEPGEPGSETWPGDTWQTGGAPIWVTGSYDPELGLTYWGTGNGGPWMGDARPGDNLYVSSVIALDIETGEIRAHYQYVPNDSWDYDEISDQTLVEVERDGETVRGLIHAGRNGYFYLLDRTNLDFIYGVPYIEGGPMTITGFEEDGRPIIPEERKPGLDKSAEVCPVTGGANNWFGLSFSPQTAYAYVPTTEYCMTITGTEVQYEAGENFTGAEAERYPPEGFDWTGALQAIDVATGEVVWKVQQTTPFRSAVTATAGGLVFGGDIFTREFRAYDATTGEILWRFKANSSVQGVPVSYEIDGVQYIAVQAGYGGAAANYIPRAAEAFGIPFTPVRGGTVWVFALDQEQEQ; encoded by the coding sequence ATGAGTCGGTCTTCCGCCTTGAAGGCTGCGACGGTGGTGGCGCTCCTAGCAGGCGGCGCCGCCATGGCGCAGGAGGACGGCGCTGCGCTGTTCCAGCAGCACTGCGCCGTGTGTCACGGCAACGAGGGCCAGGGCCTGGTCGGCCCGAACCTGGCGGGCAACGACAACCTCGAAGACGCTGACCATGTCATCCGCCAGATCCTCAACGGCGGCCAGCAGATGCCGCCCTTCCGCAGCGTGCTGAACGACGAACAGATCGCGGCCGTGGCCACGCACGTCCGCACCTCCTGGGGCAACGAGTTCGGTCCCGTGGAGCCGGAGCAGGTCGCGGAGGCCCGCGCGGGCCGGGGCGGTGGCGGACAGCCGCCCGACCAGCAGCAGGGCGAGGAGCAGCCGCCGGCCCAGGGCGAGGAGCAGCCGCCCGAGGAACCGGAGGGCGAGGAACAGCCACCAGCCGCCGCGCCCGTCGAGCCCGAGCCCCCGGCCATACCCCCGGCGTTCGAGGGCCAGTACAACCCCGTGACCGACGAGCGGCTCCTGGACCCCGAGCCCGGCAACTGGCTCATGTACAAGCGGACCTACGACCTGCAGAGCTTCAGCCCTCTCGACCAGGTCAACACGGAGAACGTCGCCGACCTCGAGCCGGTGTGGACGTTCGCGACGGGCGTCACCGACGGCCACGAGGCGCCGCCCATCGTCAACGACGGCATCATGTTCGTGACGGGCGCCTTCAACACGCTGTTCGCCCTCGACGCCCGCAACGGCGACCTGATCTGGGAGTACCGGCGCGAGCTCGCCGAGGACGTGGCCCCCGAGGTGTGCTGCGGGCTGGTGAACCGCGGCGTCGCCCTCTACGGCGACAAGGTCTACATGGCGACGCTCGACTCGCACCTCCTCGCCTTCGACGCGGTCACCGGCGAGATGGTCTGGGACACGACCGTCGCCGACTACACGCAGGGCTACGCCATGACGCTGGCGCCCCTCGCCGCCGCGGGCAAGGTCCTCGTGGGCGTCGCCGGCGGCGAGTACGGCATCCGCGGCTTCGTCGCCGCGTACGACGCCGAGACGGGCGAGGAGGTCTGGAAGACCTACACGATCCCCGAGCCCGGCGAGCCCGGCAGCGAGACCTGGCCCGGCGACACCTGGCAGACCGGCGGGGCGCCCATCTGGGTCACGGGCTCCTACGACCCCGAGCTCGGCCTCACCTACTGGGGCACCGGCAACGGCGGGCCCTGGATGGGCGACGCCAGGCCCGGCGACAACCTCTACGTCTCCTCGGTCATCGCCCTCGACATCGAGACCGGCGAGATCCGGGCCCACTACCAGTACGTGCCCAACGACTCGTGGGACTACGACGAGATCTCGGACCAGACGCTGGTGGAGGTGGAGCGCGACGGCGAGACCGTACGGGGCCTCATCCACGCCGGCCGCAACGGCTACTTCTACCTGCTCGACCGGACCAACCTCGACTTCATCTACGGCGTGCCCTACATCGAGGGCGGGCCGATGACGATCACCGGGTTCGAGGAGGACGGCCGGCCGATCATCCCCGAGGAGCGCAAGCCCGGCCTCGACAAGTCCGCCGAGGTCTGCCCCGTCACCGGCGGCGCCAACAACTGGTTCGGGCTGTCCTTCAGCCCGCAGACCGCCTACGCCTACGTCCCGACGACCGAGTACTGCATGACGATCACCGGCACGGAGGTCCAGTACGAGGCGGGCGAGAACTTCACCGGCGCGGAAGCGGAGCGCTATCCCCCCGAAGGGTTCGACTGGACCGGCGCGCTGCAGGCGATCGACGTGGCGACGGGCGAGGTCGTGTGGAAGGTGCAGCAGACCACGCCGTTCCGCTCCGCGGTCACTGCCACAGCCGGCGGCCTGGTGTTCGGCGGCGACATCTTCACCCGCGAGTTCCGCGCCTACGACGCCACGACCGGCGAGATCCTGTGGCGCTTCAAGGCGAACTCGAGCGTCCAGGGCGTGCCCGTGAGCTACGAGATCGACGGCGTGCAGTACATCGCGGTCCAGGCCGGCTACGGCGGTGCCGCCGCGAACTACATCCCGCGCGCCGCTGAGGCCTTCGGCATCCCGTTCACGCCCGTGCGCGGCGGGACGGTGTGGGTGTTCGCGCTGGACCAGGAGCAGGAGCAGTAG